A genomic segment from Phaenicophaeus curvirostris isolate KB17595 chromosome 32, BPBGC_Pcur_1.0, whole genome shotgun sequence encodes:
- the LOC138732448 gene encoding large ribosomal subunit protein uL22-like, translating into MVRYSLDPENPTKSCKSRGSNLWVHFKNTRETAQAIKGMHIRKATKYLKDVTLKKQCVPFRRYNGGVGRCAQAKQWGWTQGRWPKKSAEFLLHMLKNAESNAELKGLDVDSLVIEHIQVNKAPKMRRRTYRAHGRINPYMSSPCHIEMILTEKEQIVPKPEEEVAQKKKISQKKLKKQKLMARE; encoded by the exons ATGGTGCGCTACTCTCTGGATCCGGAGAACCCTACGAAAT catgCAAGTCCCGGGGATCCAACCTGTGGGTGCATTTTAAG AACACCCGTGAGACTGCCCAGGCCATCAAAGGCATGCACATCCGCAAGGCCACCAAGTACCTGAAGGATGTCACCCTGAAGAAGCAATGTGTTCCCTTCCGTCGCTACAATGGAGGAGTTGGCAGGTGTGCCCAG GCCAAGCAGTGGGGCTGGACACAGGGACGCTGGCCTAAGAAAAGTGCTGAGTTCTTGTTGCACATGCTCAAAAATGCAGAGAGCAATGCTGAGCTCAAG gGTCTTGATGTGGATTCTCTGGTCATTGAGCACATCCAGGTCAACAAGGCTCCCAAAATGCGCCGGCGAACCTACAGAGCGCATGGGCGGATCAACCCCTACATGAGCTCCCCCTGCCACATTGAGATGATCCTCACTGAGAAGGAGCAAATCGTTCCCAAGCCAGAGGAAGAAGTTgctcaaaagaaaaag atatcccaaaagaagctgaagaagcaaAAGCTGATGGCTCGGGAGTGA
- the LOC138732460 gene encoding LOW QUALITY PROTEIN: UPF0729 protein C18orf32 homolog (The sequence of the model RefSeq protein was modified relative to this genomic sequence to represent the inferred CDS: inserted 2 bases in 1 codon; deleted 1 base in 1 codon), translating into MMCIPCIVIPVLLWIYKKFLEPHIYXVFIKCIRPKKAVEETTATKQGQGGNTGNPWATSATKRDQEDESGIYKFKSNGITNEIAAKRYTEVSDKKMD; encoded by the exons ATGATGTGCATTCCTTGTATTGTCATTCCAGTTCTCCTCTGGATCTACAAGAAATTCCTTGAACCGCACATCTA CGTGTTCATTAAGTGCATACGgcccaagaaagctgtggaagaaACAACAGCCACAAAACAAGGTCAAGGGGGCAACACTGGAAATCCATGGGCAACTTCAGCCACAAAAAGAGATCAAGAGGATGAGTCTGGAATTTATAAA TTTAAAAGCAATGGCATTACAAATGAAATTGCTGCAAAG AGATACACAGAGGTGTCTGATAAGAAAATGGattaa